The sequence AACCGTCCGGCTTTCCCCTCCCAAGTCCACTTCCAGCTTCAGGAGCCGGTCTGTCCCTTTAATTCTTTCTGCCGACTTTACCAGGGCGAGCCGGAGATCGAGTTTGGCGAAATCGGAAATCGTAATTTCCGCCTTTTGCTCCGTTTCTTGCTCCCCCTGGTCCGCTTTTTGCAAACAGGGAGCCTCTTCCGCATGCGGCGCTGGTACAGGTGCTGCTGCCGGTTCAACCTGCCGGGGCTGCAGGGCAGCGGCCCCTGCGCTTTCTTCCGGCTGCACGCGCGGGAAAAGCCCCGGGCCCCGGGTGATCTGCAGCCCGGCCGGCAACTGACCCCACTGCTCGGTGCTCTCCCAGGCATGGAGTTCCGGGCGGTCGTCGATCCCAAACTGCTCCCAGACGCGGGAAGGGAAAAGCGGCATAAAGGGGGAACACCAGATGGTTAAAATCCGGACCGCTTCACTCAAGTTGTAGAGAACCGTCGCCAGCCGCGGACGGCCCCCGGGATCGCGCGCCAGGTTCCAGGGTGTGGTTTCATCTACGTAACGGTTGGCGCGGTGGACGAGCTGCCAGACTGCGGCCAGAGCATCGCCGAAATCAAAGCGTTCCAGCTGGCGCTCCAGCTCCCCCTTGGCGTCGCGGGCGCAGGCGATTAGATCTTCATCAGGGGGCTCCCGGCGGCCCGGCTCCGGAACGACTCCCTCCCAGTATTTTTCCAGCATTCCGAAGGTCCGGCTGATCAGGTTGCCCAGGTCGTTGGCAAGATCTGTATTGATCCGGGCCACTAAGCTCTCCTCGCTGTAATAACCGTCCCCCCCGTAGGGAAGCTCGCGCAGGAGGTAGTATCTTACCGCGTCTGCACCGTAGCGGTCGATCAGGATGAGGGGGTCGATCACGTTCCCCCTGGACTTCGACATTTTTCCCCCTTCCAGGAGGAGCCAGCCGTGGCCGAAAACCGTGCGGGGAGGTTCGATTCCGGCCGCCATCAAGATGATCGGCCAGATGACGGTGTGGAAGCGGACGATGTCCTTCCCCACCAGGTGCGCCACATGAGGCCAGTAATGCTCGAACCGGGGGTTATCCTCCTGCCAGCCGAGGGCGGAAATGTAATTGACAAGCGCATCAAACCACACGTAAATCACGTGCCGGGGGTCGAAGGGAACGGGAATGCCCCAGCTAAAGGTGGTCCGGGAAACGCAAAGATCCTCGAGCCCACCCTTGATAAAGTTAACCATCTCATTCCGGCGGGAGACGGGTTGGATAAATTCGGGGTGGTCCTCGATGTACCGCAAAAGCCGGTCCTGGTACTTGGAGAGACGGAAAAAGTAGCTTTCTTCC comes from Bacillota bacterium and encodes:
- the metG gene encoding methionine--tRNA ligase, producing MGDKIFYVTTPIYYPSDHLHIGHAYTTVAADCLARYKRLRGYDVLFLTGSDEHGQKIERKAREKGTDPQVYVDGIVAGFKELWQRLHISYDDFIRTTEPRHKAAVRAIFQKIYDQGDIYKSTYEGWYCTPCETFWLERQLQEGNCPDCGRPVELLREESYFFRLSKYQDRLLRYIEDHPEFIQPVSRRNEMVNFIKGGLEDLCVSRTTFSWGIPVPFDPRHVIYVWFDALVNYISALGWQEDNPRFEHYWPHVAHLVGKDIVRFHTVIWPIILMAAGIEPPRTVFGHGWLLLEGGKMSKSRGNVIDPLILIDRYGADAVRYYLLRELPYGGDGYYSEESLVARINTDLANDLGNLISRTFGMLEKYWEGVVPEPGRREPPDEDLIACARDAKGELERQLERFDFGDALAAVWQLVHRANRYVDETTPWNLARDPGGRPRLATVLYNLSEAVRILTIWCSPFMPLFPSRVWEQFGIDDRPELHAWESTEQWGQLPAGLQITRGPGLFPRVQPEESAGAAALQPRQVEPAAAPVPAPHAEEAPCLQKADQGEQETEQKAEITISDFAKLDLRLALVKSAERIKGTDRLLKLEVDLGGESRTVVAGVARFYRPEELVGKRVVIVANLAPAKLRGVTSHGMILAAVGEEGLGVLTVDRELPPGTPVR